In Phaseolus vulgaris cultivar G19833 chromosome 7, P. vulgaris v2.0, whole genome shotgun sequence, the genomic stretch GAAATGCAATTGAAGCTCTAATTTGTTCCCGGAATTGAATAATCTGTATGTGTTTGTTTTAGGAAGCGTATTTTATGCATAAAAAATAGTGTAGTATTAAGAGTACTGGTGATTTTCAATGGACATTAAGTGTCGAGTTTCTTTAATCGATATATTCGGAAGTTTTAGATATTCGGAAGTTTAGTTGACTGAGCAAACTAGGCTTATTAACTACTAATTTAGTTGATTAGATCATTAGAAACACTTGTAATAGCTGGTGATTTCCCAATGTAAAATTATTGTAGCCTCTGCTGTTGATACGAATCTGTTCATACTTTAGTCATTCTCTGATCTTATGagtaaatttattcaaatgCGAATATTTATAAACACTAAATCCATTCGTTTTATCTAGTTTCATAACCATAAGCATAACCTTCATCATTGACTCTTGTGCAGACTAATGAATATCCACTCGAAAAGGTCCTGAATGACGCTGCTATGAAAGACAGAACTGTAATCTTGACCACGTTAAATGAAGCATGGGCAGCTCCAAATTCAGTCATTGATCTTTTCCTTGAGAGCTTTAGAATAGGAGATCGTACCCGTTCCTTTTTAAATCATTTGGTAATCATTGCATTGGACCAAAAAGCATTTGCACGCTGTCAGGTTATACATACCCATTGCTTTTCTCTTGTTAGTGAAGAAGCTGACTTTCGTAAAGAGGCGTACTTTATGACTCCTCGCTACTTGATGATGATGTGGAAAAGGATTGATTTCCTACGTTCTGTTCTTGAGATGGGATACAATTTTGTGTTCACAGTAAGTTATTTTTTCCATAACTAACCTCTTGCAGCTCAGAAGGACTAacttgtgtgaaccttaaaAAGTGATTTTAGTTTTAGCGGCCATGAAAACATTCTAAAAGTTGTGGAATTTATTGTCTTTGTGATTGATTGATATAGTGCGTAATGGGAAAAATTGTCTGTCATGTGAATGAGGGAATGGGTTACTTGTAAGTTGACTTTGTATGCTATTAGTTGGCTAATTTATTGGGTATTTCAGACAAATACTACATTTATTGTAGCAATGCACGTGGGATTTATCTTTGTGGCAAGATTTAGAATTATGGATTTTGTTTGATAAGGAAAAGTAAATTTTGGTTGTGGTTAATGTAATATTCTGATCAAATCTTGAGGAAAATATTATTCCTTGGTTATTTTTATGAAACTGTATGTTGAGCTAAACTTCTGCCTCTAATTTCCTTTTCGCAATTTCATTTAAACTGATATTCGCAACTGATAGGAACTACCGTATCTGTGCATAGTTTCATAGCGGCTAAGTTTAGTCTATACATTTTATTGTTGATGCTCTTATTGTATCTTCCTACACTGAATTTTCTTTTTGCAAAAGGGGAAAATATGAAGAGGATAAGACTTCCGAAAAATCTATAGAAGAAGCTAGATAAATTTCATAAGTATTAATTAGATACTTACTTTGGTGTTCCTGTCCCAGGATGCCGATGTCATGTggtttaggaatccatttccaAAGTTCCACGTTGATGCAGATTTCCAGATAGCGTGTGATCATTTCACAGGTAGATCTGATGATGTAAAGAACAAACCCAACGGAGGGTTCAACTTTGTAAAGTCCAATAATAGGTCAATAGAGTTTTATAAGTTCTGGTACTCTTCACGAGAAACCTATCCTGGATACCATGATCAAGATGTCCTTAACTTCATCAAGACTAATCCTTTCATTAGTTATATTGGACTGAAGATGAGGTTTTTGGATACTTCTAATTTTGGTGGCCTTTGTGAACCAAGTAGAGATTTAAACCATGTTTGTACCATGCATGCAAACTGTTGCTTTGGTTTGGATAGCAAGCTTCACGATCTCAGAATATTGCTTCAGGATTGGAAGCATTATTTATCCTTACCTCCAAGTTTGAAGAAGTTGTCGGTTGTTTCCTGGAGGGTTCCTCAAAAATGCAGGTTGGCCGTTTACTCGAGCCTTTCTATTATAATTTAACCTTGTTTTTGCTTTCCATTGTGAAACAACTCTTTTTtgacttctcatttcttgttaTTAATGGGGTGAAATTTCACCTCAGCCTTGATTCTCTCAGGCACCATCATGCACCAGAAAAGAGTATTGAAGAATGAAGTATTCATTCCATACATTTCTCTGACTCAAACGTGGAAGTTAAACTATGCACTTGGATGAAGGTTTGAATTAGGAAAATCAACTTTGCTAAACCAACATTTGATGGAAGAATTCTTCCAAGTAAAAGCACACTTAGATGTAATAAGCTGTTTAATTCGTTGATTTTTTGTGTTTCTCCTAGTGCAAACTTTCTGTCATTTGCACAATTTTGTGCAACTTTATGTTGTAGTGGAACTATTTTCCGATCCTCAACAGTCAACATCTACCATGTCTTTGTCTTTTCCCTCCATAAAGAATTCAGAAACACAAACCCAACAGGACTTAACTAGTTTAGATGTTGAAGCAAGAGAAATTCGTGTGCTACTTTCTGCCTTTAACCATTGCCATGCTTTCGTCTCTTTGCTCTATAACCCAATTACTAATTTTGCTCTTAGTAAGTTGTAATCTCATATGGTTTTCTAGTTACAACAGCATTAGTTTACTATATAAATTGCAAATGTATCTGTTTGTTCGATGAGATGTATCTGCATCCATTGTAATTGAAATATTAATGAGATCAGCATCTAACAAAAATTGAATACCTTTTAAATTCGTAGCTCTTCGTAGGGATGGTATGCAGATGGCGTCAGATAACCCACTCGGAGAAATTTGTATGGATGAAGATGCTTCGTACTAGTTcgtattttctctctctctctctctagtgAGCTTAACATATATAAGATTATTTCCTATTCAAAGTCATATACAAATCAATGTTGAATGAGATATTTACCACGTAATTATACGacattcttcttcatctcttccCTTTTCATCATATCATTTATcttatttattcttatttttaatttttcaatctaTCCATGCAATAATTTCTAAATGAAACTTTGTAGAGAAAATGATTAAGCTTgttgaagaaataaaaatactttaaatgtTCAATCACAATGATGTATCTATTCCCATAATATAGATTGGAATGCAGTGTACTCTCAATTAAATACTTCAAATATCTTCATCTCTCCTTTTGAATTTGTATTTCCCACATTTTTCTTATAACTAGCAAAAAACCTCTCCATCGAAAATGACCATTTTTATatgtatacttttttttatcactccttattttaaaaattatttcggAAAAATGTTCGAAcagacatttttttaatatattatttcttcataattttcttttgaaaatccAAACTAAATTCGAAGTCGACAAATTTTAATGTCcagattttaattaaaatcGTTTTATGGTTCAATAAATTATTTCcaaaccaattttaaaataaatttcaagttcaatatgttttaaattagcTTTTGAAGTTAAATGTTTCAAATCAATttcaaactaatttataaacgaTATATTCTGAATGATACATTCCCAAATATAATTTTCTAAGGAttgaaatttcaatttataGAGGGTGCGGTTTCAACTCAAATCATGGGATTGTAGAATGTAATGGACCTATTAGATGTAAAAAACAGTCCAGTTACAGTGGacaaatgaattttaaaattgttttcttcATAAAACTCATTCCCTAATAATAAACCCCATTGAAGATATTATTTGGGACTGGTGTTTATAATGTATTTGAaatgttttattataaaatgtgttgtttgaataaaaaaaattaaagaataaaactctaaaatttataaaagtgattaaattatttattagagaaattaaattacttaaaattaGAGAAAATAACTAAGTTACTTAAATTTTATGTcttctctttatattttaactCGATTTTAATTGGAATATCATTCTCATTGTTACATTGATGTTTTGTTTATCATCTGCACCAACTACGATTGTTTTTTTACCAATGTCACCGACATGAAATTTCCAGTTAGCATTAAACAAAaaagccaacaaagaaaactTCAACCAACATCATAACAATAACTAAGTTGATTTCAACCtaaataattatcaatattaactaaaaacaatttataCCAATATAAATCAAGAGAAAATTgtcaatatcaattaaaaaaaccaAGGAACTTTGAGTGAAGAATAATATCatgactaaaaaaaatcatcaatattagtaattttaaattattaacaattatttaatatttttttaaaaatacaataaatttaaattattttatccagataaaatatttgaaaaattaaataaatttaaaaaaattaaatgtcttaaaagttttaaaactgCCGAAACAATttgataatttatatttgaGGAGGTGCAGGTCGACACTCCTACTGTGTAGGAAGAGAAGGCCTCAAAACAGTTACATACATGTTTTGTTTCAGAATAGCTTTGTAAGTGACCAATTTAGTCAATCTCCCATCTCATAAAACGGTTTAGTGGGATACCAAGCAACAGATACAAAAGCGTCAGATACGCTTGTTTACAGTAAATTACAAGAGTTTTAGATATATGGTACATTGAAGATTCAAGAATATGATGTTTCATATGCTAAAACTAATCCAAAAAAcaattgattttgttttatacATTACTCAAAGTTATAGTTGGATTCCCAAATACTTTCAAAACCCGAAATATGGATATACTAGCAAGTTCTATAAGAGTAGATGGGAAAGGAAGCTAGAGGGTAGATTGGCCA encodes the following:
- the LOC137830696 gene encoding uncharacterized protein At4g15970-like; translation: MLRETKVVHLRRAVAAAFFFATVSLSCLVLFGDVDSRRFFSTFPYSYSFPGLPSIFPSVYNDTVATNEYPLEKVLNDAAMKDRTVILTTLNEAWAAPNSVIDLFLESFRIGDRTRSFLNHLVIIALDQKAFARCQVIHTHCFSLVSEEADFRKEAYFMTPRYLMMMWKRIDFLRSVLEMGYNFVFTDADVMWFRNPFPKFHVDADFQIACDHFTGRSDDVKNKPNGGFNFVKSNNRSIEFYKFWYSSRETYPGYHDQDVLNFIKTNPFISYIGLKMRFLDTSNFGGLCEPSRDLNHVCTMHANCCFGLDSKLHDLRILLQDWKHYLSLPPSLKKLSVVSWRVPQKCSLDSLRHHHAPEKSIEE